One Myripristis murdjan chromosome 17, fMyrMur1.1, whole genome shotgun sequence DNA segment encodes these proteins:
- the arhgap21b gene encoding rho GTPase-activating protein 21 isoform X2, with the protein MMASRWSHSCGEEEERQPTRPSFCENDSPEWGDMADSTAALYSAEEEPFSWPGPKTVCLRRTSQGFGFTLRHFIVYPPESAVHCDFPEEEHGRRGRQRNRLEPMDTIFVKQVKEGGPAHAAGLCTGDRIVKVNGASIIGKTYSEVIALIQDSDAFLELCVMPKDEDILQLAYSQDAYLRGHSTYSGNARHIPDPPPVCYPRVDCKPAGMAQATDTSPPAGQVCRGPAAPPDLGYRKEITVPPSPPPQSYPKSQMAVCMRNDSVRTVVVPPDTAHVGRMGPAHRIDYIDPGFVRGRPGSVAQYPIPRKADVFPAGPGMLPYGAPPPHYPSNHQNIDWRTYQTYREYIDNKGIHSHGSRTIQERLDSLRASSQNAFNTTHHIPRGGWCSKGIRRRSTSHDRSYHGPPLHFQIAPRSSSQDRMSGPERMGHARNWPPRSVSQDGLTHKARARSTDYVDPAELVRPVDRRGYGRADQGTRPSRESIPRQAILYRPSAGSSMRGAPNPAVYTKRPESLQTRSSPMLSDRPSHLGKSTSAEPSLADQRPLVKSNHASQTTRQGQSRVRAETMHPAEAGREAALVGHRSSSCSASQQRPQRPGILKPPHLEPQSQVNGRSPVEGRVVLREKPPSGKNPSPLRHPSYILAVNDDGTDSTADVVACWLPNDARREMHMRRLGEQRQTSCSSNLDESLDSIPFIDEPASPSVDREATPIPASAVISVAPSITTVPPSPSSPCPVIRRQLSHDQESLRNALLESESATKTERSKSYDEGLDNYREEGRGRPSSKHMPSLWGLRKALDGHRSSDDSGSRRDSSSDIFADSSKEGWLNFRQLSTDKNKRVGGGMRSWKQMYAVLRGHSLTLYKDKKDGVSHASSHSDEEPQPISIKACLIDISYSDTKRKNVLRLTTSDNEYLFQADGRDDMLSWIRVIQENSNLDEENAAITSQELISRKIKEYNTMMSTPSSRSEPSPKTSRQSLSIKQAFLGGKADGKSHSPHSPKTEERRTMKDDSSPPRDRAAWKRGIPGIMRKPFEKKPPPGVTFGVRLDDCPPAQTNRFVPLIVEVCCKVVEERGLEYTGIYRVPGNNAAISNMQEELNSKGMTDIDIQEDKWRDLNVISSLLKSFFRKLPEPLFTNEKYADFIEANRIEDSVERLKELKRLIHELPDHHYETLKFLSAHLKRVSENCEKNKMEPRNLAIVFGPTLVRTSEDNMTNMVNHMPDQCKIVENLIQQYDWFFTEEGDEDPVTTSEQESTVQSQPVPNIDHLLSNIGRTAASPGEVSDSACSDSSKSKGLWGSGKDQCSKEMLRSSFFVSRKRKKPKDKAHPSSSDDDLDAVFSKKELPEESQLQPPWSPDSQTEEERETDETNVKAKHRNSSEEQLDKNNGKESLSSSLSQSSPSPPPKHASPTLHTTVSPYASPSHSPSLNYRMPMAHQSSLSDPPSNYDDTVSDLGTMNSTSSQASVPRVRHGRTTALGPETGPSGPGAEVCSITSDYSTTSSMTFLTGAELSTLSPEVQSVAESRGGDEADDERSELISEGRPMETDSESDLSVFVVGKDVGQVEQSCQPELRPLPSHRLIECDTLSRKKSARQKTDSESSLDGMRSDKDSNRLSRAVGSTKGRSTGSLSSSSRSELEKAEPAWRLKITDRLKVRLRTSVDDMFGVGTQRSRSPEGRSKKKNIRRRHTMGGQRDFAELSVLGDWQHQGAIGSGSRTELSAVDRLKPKCSSQDFSIGDWIARERHRTSNPEVSLDFSEHQAALCSKDPQNLRASSSSELLPQRPADLLNGDIPQSKNLSLSATAHPHKLSGAQVVHSRFYQYL; encoded by the exons GCCTACTCCCAGGATGCTTACCTCCGTGGTCATAGCACCTACAGTGGAAATGCCCGTCACATTCCTGATCCACCCCCTGTATGCTACCCCCGAGTAGACTGTAAGCCTGCAGGCATGGCCCAGGCAACAGACACATCCCCCCCAGCAGGGCAGGTCTGCCGGGGGCCAGCGGCACCTCCTGATCTTGGGTACCGCAAGGAGATCACCGTgcctccatctccacctcctcaGTCATACCCAAAAAGCCAAATGGCAGTGTGCATGCGCAATGACAGTGTAAGGACTGTGGTGGTCCCTCCAGATACTGCCCATGTGGGTCGAATGGGTCCAGCACATAGAATAGATTACATAGACCCTGGGTTTGTCAGAGGGAGGCCAGGGTCAGTAGCTCAATATCCTATCCCACGGAAGGCTGACGTCTTTCCTGCTGGTCCAGGGATGCTTCCTTATGGAGCTCCGCCACCTCACTATCCATCCAACCATCAAAACATTGACTGGCGCACCTACCAAACCTACAGGGAGTACATTGACAACAAAGGAATCCATTCCCATGGCAGCCGGACTATCCAGGAGAGGCTGGACAGCCTGCGGGCTTCCAGTCAGAATGCTTTCAACACCACCCACCACATTCCCCGGGGAGGCTGGTGCTCCAAGGGGATTCGACGCAGGAGCACATCCCATGATCGCTCCTATCATGGACCACCACTCCACTTTCAGATTGCCCCACGCAGCTCCTCACAAGACCGCATGAGTGGGCCAGAGAGAATGGGCCATGCTAGGAACTGGCCCCCTCGAAGTGTGTCTCAAGATGGCCTTACACACAAAGCCCGGGCACGCTCCACAGACTACGTAGATCCTGCTGAGCTGGTACGGCCCGTAGACAGGAGAGGTTATGGAAGAGCAGACCAAGGTACAAGGCCCAGCAGAGAGTCTATACCCAGACAAGCCATTCTCTACAGGCCTTCTGCTGGCAGCAGCATGAGGGGGGCACCCAACCCTGCTGTCTACACTAAAAGACCAGAGTCTCTCCAAACCCGCTCCTCCCCTATGCTCTCAGATAGACCTTCTCATTTGGGGAAGAGCACGAGCGCTGAGCCTTCCCTTGCTGACCAAAGACCTTTAGTCAAAAGTAACCATGCCAGCCAGACTACCAGACAAGGACAGAGCAGAGTGCGAGCTGAAACTATGCACCCTGCCgaggcaggcagagaggcagcaTTGGTAGGACACAGGTCCTCATCCTGTTCTGCCTCTCAACAGAGACCCCAGAGACCTGGCATCCTGAAACCACCCCATCTAGAGCCTCAGAGCCAAGTAAATGGGCGGAGCCCTGTAGAGGGCAGGGTAGTTCTGCGGGAGAAGCCTCCCTCTGGAAAGAACCCCAGTCCCCTACGGCACCCTTCCTACATCCTAGCTGTGAACGATGATGGAACAGATTCCACAGCAGATGTGGTGGCATGCTGGCTTCCCAATGATGCACGTCGGGAGATGCACATGCGTCGCCTTGGGGAGCAACGTCAGACCTCCTGCTCCAGCAACCTGGATGAATCTCTGGACTCTATTCCATTCATTG ATGAGCCAGCCAGCCCCAGCGTTGACCGCGAGGCCACTCCTATTCCAGCATCTGCTGTGATATCTGTTGCTCCATCCATAACTACAGTTCCCCCCAGTCCATCCTCCCCATGCCCTGTCATTCGTCGTCAGCTGTCACATGATCAAG agTCCCTCAGAAATGCTTTGCTGGAGTCTGAGTCAGCCACCAAAACAGAGCGGTCCAAATCGTACGATGAGGGTCTGGACAACtacagggaggaggggagagg GCGGCCTTCCAGTAAGCACATGCCCAGCCTTTGGGGCCTCAGAAAG GCTCTGGATGGACATAGATCTTCTGATGATTCCGGATCAAGAAGGGATTCCTCTTCAGATATCTTTGCTGATTCTTCCAAAGAAGGCTGGCTCAACTTTCGGCAACTTAGCACAGATAAAAATAAG CGTGTTGGTGGAGGAATGAGGTCGTGGAAGCAGATGTACGCTGTTTTACGAGGCCACTCCCTCACCCTCTACAAAGACAAGAAGGACGGGGTGTCCCATGCCTCCTCACACTCTGACGAGGAACCTCAGCCTATCAGTATCAAGGCTTGTCTGATTGATATCTCCTACAGTGACACGAAACGCAAGAATGTGCTGCGACTAACCACATCAGACAACGAGTACTTATTCCAGGCAGACGGGAGGGATGACATGCTGTCCTGGATCAGAGTCATTCAGGAAAACAGTAACCTGGATGAGGAG AATGCTGCCATAACAAGCCAGGAGTTGATCAGCAGAAAGATCAAAGAATACAACACCATGATGAG TACGCCCAGCAGCAGGTCTGAGCCTTCGCCTAAAACATCCCGTCAGTCCCTGAGCATCAAGCAAGCCTTCCTGGGTGGTAAAGCAGATGGCAAGAGCCATAGTCCTCATTCACCCAAAACAGAGGAGCGGAGGACGATGAAAG ATGACTCCAGTCCTCCGCGAGACAGAGCTGCATGGAAACGAGGCATTCCAGGAATCATGAGGAAGCCCTTTGAGAAGAAGCCTCCTCCAGGGGTCACATTTGGGGTGCGACTGGATGACTGTCCACCTGCTCAGACCAACAGG TTTGTGCCGCTGATCGTGGAGGTGTGCTGCaaggtggtggaggagagaggtcTGGAGTACACGGGGATCTACAGGGTGCCGGGGAACAATGCCGCCATCTCCAACATGCAGGAGGAGCTCAACAGCAAAGGCATGACTGACATTGACATCCAAGAAGAT AAATGGCGGGACCTCAATGTCATCAGTAGTTTACTGAAATCTTTTTTCCGGAAACTTCCAGAACCTCTTTTTACAAATG AAAAGTATGCAGATTTCATCGAAGCCAACAGAATAGAAGACTCAGTGGAGAGATTAAAGGAGCTGAAGAGGCTA ATCCATGAACTGCCTGATCATCACTATGAAACTCTGAAATTCCTCTCTGCTCACCTCAAGAGGGTttctgaaaactgtgaaaagaACAAG ATGGAGCCTCGAAACCTGGCCATCGTGTTCGGTCCTACTCTTGTCCGAACCTCTGAGGACAACATGACCAACATGGTGAATCACATGCCGGACCAGTGCAAGATAGTTGAGAATCTCATCCAGCAGTATGACTGGTTCTTCACAGAGGAGGGTGATGAAGATCCTGTT ACTACATCTGAGCAGGAAAGCACAGTGCAGTCTCAGCCTGTGCCCAACATAGACCACCTGCTCTCCAACATCGGTCGGACCGCAGCCTCACCAGGTGAAGTCTCAG ATTCAGCATGTAGTGACTCCTCCAAATCAAAG GGCTTGTGGGGTTCTGGGAAGGACCAGTGTAGCAAAGAGATGCTGCGCTCCTCCTTCTTTGTCAGCCGCAAGCGCAAGAAACCCAAGGACAAGGCTCATCCCAGCAGCTCAGATGATGACCTGGACGCTGTGTTCTCAAAGAAGGAGCTCCCAGAGGAGAGCCAGCTGCAGCCTCCCTGGTCCCCAGACAGTCAGaccgaggaggagagggagacagacgaAACCAATGTAAAAGCAAAGCACAGGAACAGCTCGGAGGAACAGTTGGACAAAAACAACGGCAAGGAGTCTCTCTCTAGTAGCCTGTCACAGTCCTCTCCCTCCCCGCCCCCCAAACATGCCTCCCCTACTCTCCACACTACTGTTTCCCCCTACGCTTCGCCCTCCCACTCCCCGAGCCTCAATTACCGCATGCCGATGGCGCACCAGTCCTCTCTGTCAGACCCACCCTCCAACTACGATGATACAGTGTCAGACCTCGGCACGATGAACAGCACCAGCTCTCAGGCTTCTGTTCCCCGAGTGAGGCACGGCAGGACGACGGCTCTGGGACCAGAGACGGGCCCCAGCGGGCCAGGGGCAGAGGTTTGCTCCATCACGTCCGACTACTCCACAACATCTTCCATGACGTTCCTGACTGGGGCGGAGCTGAGCACCCTCAGTCCAGAGGTTCAGTCTGTGGCTGAAAGCCGGGGTGGAGACGAGGCAGATGATGAGCGAAGCGAGCTCATCAGTGAAGGAAGGCCAATGGAGACAGACAGCGAGAGCGACCTGTCGGTGTTTGTTGTGGGGAAAGACGTAGGACAAGTGGAGCAGAGCTGCCAGCCAGAACTGcggcccctcccctcccacagACTCATTGAATGTGACACGCTCTCCAGAAAAAAATCCGCGCGGCAGAAGACTGACAGTGAGTCCTCACTGGACGGCATGCGTAGCGACAAAGATTCCAACAGGCTGTCACGTGCTGTGGGGTCGACGAAGGGCCGTTCCACTGGCAGCCTCAGCTCCTCGTCCCGTAGCGAGTTGGAGAAGGCCGAGCCGGCGTGGAGGCTGAAGATCACAGACCGACTGAAGGTTCGTCTGCGGACGTCGGTGGATGACATGTTTGGCGTGGGCACCCAGAGGAGCCGGTCCCCTGAGGGCCGCAGTAAGAAGAAGAATATCCGGCGCAGACACACGATGGGCGGTCAAAGGGACTTTGCAGAGCTGTCTGTTTTGGGCGACTGGCAGCACCAGGGTGCCATCGGTTCTGGCTCGCGGACAGAGCTGTCAGCTGTGGACCGGCTGAAGCCCAAGTGCAGCTCTCAGGACTTCTCCATCGGGGACTGGATTGCCCGCGAGCGGCACCGCACCAGCAACCCCGAGGTCAGCCTGGATTTCTCTGAACACCAGGCGGCGCTGTGCAGCAAAGACCCCCAGAACCTCAGGGCGTCTTCGTCTTCGGAGCTTCTCCCGCAACGTCCAGCTGACCTGCTCAACGGGGACATCCCTCAGAGTAAAAACCTGAGCCTCTCAGCCACCGCTCACCCACATAAACTCTCTGGTGCCCAGGTGGTCCACTCGCGCTTCTATCAGTACCTGTGA
- the arhgap21b gene encoding rho GTPase-activating protein 21 isoform X1, with protein MMASRWSHSCGEEEERQPTRPSFCENDSPEWGDMADSTAALYSAEEEPFSWPGPKTVCLRRTSQGFGFTLRHFIVYPPESAVHCDFPEEEHGRRGRQRNRLEPMDTIFVKQVKEGGPAHAAGLCTGDRIVKVNGASIIGKTYSEVIALIQDSDAFLELCVMPKDEDILQLAYSQDAYLRGHSTYSGNARHIPDPPPVCYPRVDCKPAGMAQATDTSPPAGQVCRGPAAPPDLGYRKEITVPPSPPPQSYPKSQMAVCMRNDSVRTVVVPPDTAHVGRMGPAHRIDYIDPGFVRGRPGSVAQYPIPRKADVFPAGPGMLPYGAPPPHYPSNHQNIDWRTYQTYREYIDNKGIHSHGSRTIQERLDSLRASSQNAFNTTHHIPRGGWCSKGIRRRSTSHDRSYHGPPLHFQIAPRSSSQDRMSGPERMGHARNWPPRSVSQDGLTHKARARSTDYVDPAELVRPVDRRGYGRADQGTRPSRESIPRQAILYRPSAGSSMRGAPNPAVYTKRPESLQTRSSPMLSDRPSHLGKSTSAEPSLADQRPLVKSNHASQTTRQGQSRVRAETMHPAEAGREAALVGHRSSSCSASQQRPQRPGILKPPHLEPQSQVNGRSPVEGRVVLREKPPSGKNPSPLRHPSYILAVNDDGTDSTADVVACWLPNDARREMHMRRLGEQRQTSCSSNLDESLDSIPFIDEPASPSVDREATPIPASAVISVAPSITTVPPSPSSPCPVIRRQLSHDQESLRNALLESESATKTERSKSYDEGLDNYREEGRGRPSSKHMPSLWGLRKALDGHRSSDDSGSRRDSSSDIFADSSKEGWLNFRQLSTDKNKRVGGGMRSWKQMYAVLRGHSLTLYKDKKDGVSHASSHSDEEPQPISIKACLIDISYSDTKRKNVLRLTTSDNEYLFQADGRDDMLSWIRVIQENSNLDEENAAITSQELISRKIKEYNTMMSTPSSRSEPSPKTSRQSLSIKQAFLGGKADGKSHSPHSPKTEERRTMKDDSSPPRDRAAWKRGIPGIMRKPFEKKPPPGVTFGVRLDDCPPAQTNRFVPLIVEVCCKVVEERGLEYTGIYRVPGNNAAISNMQEELNSKGMTDIDIQEDKWRDLNVISSLLKSFFRKLPEPLFTNEKYADFIEANRIEDSVERLKELKRLIHELPDHHYETLKFLSAHLKRVSENCEKNKMEPRNLAIVFGPTLVRTSEDNMTNMVNHMPDQCKIVENLIQQYDWFFTEEGDEDPVTTSEQESTVQSQPVPNIDHLLSNIGRTAASPGEVSDSACSDSSKSKQGLWGSGKDQCSKEMLRSSFFVSRKRKKPKDKAHPSSSDDDLDAVFSKKELPEESQLQPPWSPDSQTEEERETDETNVKAKHRNSSEEQLDKNNGKESLSSSLSQSSPSPPPKHASPTLHTTVSPYASPSHSPSLNYRMPMAHQSSLSDPPSNYDDTVSDLGTMNSTSSQASVPRVRHGRTTALGPETGPSGPGAEVCSITSDYSTTSSMTFLTGAELSTLSPEVQSVAESRGGDEADDERSELISEGRPMETDSESDLSVFVVGKDVGQVEQSCQPELRPLPSHRLIECDTLSRKKSARQKTDSESSLDGMRSDKDSNRLSRAVGSTKGRSTGSLSSSSRSELEKAEPAWRLKITDRLKVRLRTSVDDMFGVGTQRSRSPEGRSKKKNIRRRHTMGGQRDFAELSVLGDWQHQGAIGSGSRTELSAVDRLKPKCSSQDFSIGDWIARERHRTSNPEVSLDFSEHQAALCSKDPQNLRASSSSELLPQRPADLLNGDIPQSKNLSLSATAHPHKLSGAQVVHSRFYQYL; from the exons GCCTACTCCCAGGATGCTTACCTCCGTGGTCATAGCACCTACAGTGGAAATGCCCGTCACATTCCTGATCCACCCCCTGTATGCTACCCCCGAGTAGACTGTAAGCCTGCAGGCATGGCCCAGGCAACAGACACATCCCCCCCAGCAGGGCAGGTCTGCCGGGGGCCAGCGGCACCTCCTGATCTTGGGTACCGCAAGGAGATCACCGTgcctccatctccacctcctcaGTCATACCCAAAAAGCCAAATGGCAGTGTGCATGCGCAATGACAGTGTAAGGACTGTGGTGGTCCCTCCAGATACTGCCCATGTGGGTCGAATGGGTCCAGCACATAGAATAGATTACATAGACCCTGGGTTTGTCAGAGGGAGGCCAGGGTCAGTAGCTCAATATCCTATCCCACGGAAGGCTGACGTCTTTCCTGCTGGTCCAGGGATGCTTCCTTATGGAGCTCCGCCACCTCACTATCCATCCAACCATCAAAACATTGACTGGCGCACCTACCAAACCTACAGGGAGTACATTGACAACAAAGGAATCCATTCCCATGGCAGCCGGACTATCCAGGAGAGGCTGGACAGCCTGCGGGCTTCCAGTCAGAATGCTTTCAACACCACCCACCACATTCCCCGGGGAGGCTGGTGCTCCAAGGGGATTCGACGCAGGAGCACATCCCATGATCGCTCCTATCATGGACCACCACTCCACTTTCAGATTGCCCCACGCAGCTCCTCACAAGACCGCATGAGTGGGCCAGAGAGAATGGGCCATGCTAGGAACTGGCCCCCTCGAAGTGTGTCTCAAGATGGCCTTACACACAAAGCCCGGGCACGCTCCACAGACTACGTAGATCCTGCTGAGCTGGTACGGCCCGTAGACAGGAGAGGTTATGGAAGAGCAGACCAAGGTACAAGGCCCAGCAGAGAGTCTATACCCAGACAAGCCATTCTCTACAGGCCTTCTGCTGGCAGCAGCATGAGGGGGGCACCCAACCCTGCTGTCTACACTAAAAGACCAGAGTCTCTCCAAACCCGCTCCTCCCCTATGCTCTCAGATAGACCTTCTCATTTGGGGAAGAGCACGAGCGCTGAGCCTTCCCTTGCTGACCAAAGACCTTTAGTCAAAAGTAACCATGCCAGCCAGACTACCAGACAAGGACAGAGCAGAGTGCGAGCTGAAACTATGCACCCTGCCgaggcaggcagagaggcagcaTTGGTAGGACACAGGTCCTCATCCTGTTCTGCCTCTCAACAGAGACCCCAGAGACCTGGCATCCTGAAACCACCCCATCTAGAGCCTCAGAGCCAAGTAAATGGGCGGAGCCCTGTAGAGGGCAGGGTAGTTCTGCGGGAGAAGCCTCCCTCTGGAAAGAACCCCAGTCCCCTACGGCACCCTTCCTACATCCTAGCTGTGAACGATGATGGAACAGATTCCACAGCAGATGTGGTGGCATGCTGGCTTCCCAATGATGCACGTCGGGAGATGCACATGCGTCGCCTTGGGGAGCAACGTCAGACCTCCTGCTCCAGCAACCTGGATGAATCTCTGGACTCTATTCCATTCATTG ATGAGCCAGCCAGCCCCAGCGTTGACCGCGAGGCCACTCCTATTCCAGCATCTGCTGTGATATCTGTTGCTCCATCCATAACTACAGTTCCCCCCAGTCCATCCTCCCCATGCCCTGTCATTCGTCGTCAGCTGTCACATGATCAAG agTCCCTCAGAAATGCTTTGCTGGAGTCTGAGTCAGCCACCAAAACAGAGCGGTCCAAATCGTACGATGAGGGTCTGGACAACtacagggaggaggggagagg GCGGCCTTCCAGTAAGCACATGCCCAGCCTTTGGGGCCTCAGAAAG GCTCTGGATGGACATAGATCTTCTGATGATTCCGGATCAAGAAGGGATTCCTCTTCAGATATCTTTGCTGATTCTTCCAAAGAAGGCTGGCTCAACTTTCGGCAACTTAGCACAGATAAAAATAAG CGTGTTGGTGGAGGAATGAGGTCGTGGAAGCAGATGTACGCTGTTTTACGAGGCCACTCCCTCACCCTCTACAAAGACAAGAAGGACGGGGTGTCCCATGCCTCCTCACACTCTGACGAGGAACCTCAGCCTATCAGTATCAAGGCTTGTCTGATTGATATCTCCTACAGTGACACGAAACGCAAGAATGTGCTGCGACTAACCACATCAGACAACGAGTACTTATTCCAGGCAGACGGGAGGGATGACATGCTGTCCTGGATCAGAGTCATTCAGGAAAACAGTAACCTGGATGAGGAG AATGCTGCCATAACAAGCCAGGAGTTGATCAGCAGAAAGATCAAAGAATACAACACCATGATGAG TACGCCCAGCAGCAGGTCTGAGCCTTCGCCTAAAACATCCCGTCAGTCCCTGAGCATCAAGCAAGCCTTCCTGGGTGGTAAAGCAGATGGCAAGAGCCATAGTCCTCATTCACCCAAAACAGAGGAGCGGAGGACGATGAAAG ATGACTCCAGTCCTCCGCGAGACAGAGCTGCATGGAAACGAGGCATTCCAGGAATCATGAGGAAGCCCTTTGAGAAGAAGCCTCCTCCAGGGGTCACATTTGGGGTGCGACTGGATGACTGTCCACCTGCTCAGACCAACAGG TTTGTGCCGCTGATCGTGGAGGTGTGCTGCaaggtggtggaggagagaggtcTGGAGTACACGGGGATCTACAGGGTGCCGGGGAACAATGCCGCCATCTCCAACATGCAGGAGGAGCTCAACAGCAAAGGCATGACTGACATTGACATCCAAGAAGAT AAATGGCGGGACCTCAATGTCATCAGTAGTTTACTGAAATCTTTTTTCCGGAAACTTCCAGAACCTCTTTTTACAAATG AAAAGTATGCAGATTTCATCGAAGCCAACAGAATAGAAGACTCAGTGGAGAGATTAAAGGAGCTGAAGAGGCTA ATCCATGAACTGCCTGATCATCACTATGAAACTCTGAAATTCCTCTCTGCTCACCTCAAGAGGGTttctgaaaactgtgaaaagaACAAG ATGGAGCCTCGAAACCTGGCCATCGTGTTCGGTCCTACTCTTGTCCGAACCTCTGAGGACAACATGACCAACATGGTGAATCACATGCCGGACCAGTGCAAGATAGTTGAGAATCTCATCCAGCAGTATGACTGGTTCTTCACAGAGGAGGGTGATGAAGATCCTGTT ACTACATCTGAGCAGGAAAGCACAGTGCAGTCTCAGCCTGTGCCCAACATAGACCACCTGCTCTCCAACATCGGTCGGACCGCAGCCTCACCAGGTGAAGTCTCAG ATTCAGCATGTAGTGACTCCTCCAAATCAAAG CAGGGCTTGTGGGGTTCTGGGAAGGACCAGTGTAGCAAAGAGATGCTGCGCTCCTCCTTCTTTGTCAGCCGCAAGCGCAAGAAACCCAAGGACAAGGCTCATCCCAGCAGCTCAGATGATGACCTGGACGCTGTGTTCTCAAAGAAGGAGCTCCCAGAGGAGAGCCAGCTGCAGCCTCCCTGGTCCCCAGACAGTCAGaccgaggaggagagggagacagacgaAACCAATGTAAAAGCAAAGCACAGGAACAGCTCGGAGGAACAGTTGGACAAAAACAACGGCAAGGAGTCTCTCTCTAGTAGCCTGTCACAGTCCTCTCCCTCCCCGCCCCCCAAACATGCCTCCCCTACTCTCCACACTACTGTTTCCCCCTACGCTTCGCCCTCCCACTCCCCGAGCCTCAATTACCGCATGCCGATGGCGCACCAGTCCTCTCTGTCAGACCCACCCTCCAACTACGATGATACAGTGTCAGACCTCGGCACGATGAACAGCACCAGCTCTCAGGCTTCTGTTCCCCGAGTGAGGCACGGCAGGACGACGGCTCTGGGACCAGAGACGGGCCCCAGCGGGCCAGGGGCAGAGGTTTGCTCCATCACGTCCGACTACTCCACAACATCTTCCATGACGTTCCTGACTGGGGCGGAGCTGAGCACCCTCAGTCCAGAGGTTCAGTCTGTGGCTGAAAGCCGGGGTGGAGACGAGGCAGATGATGAGCGAAGCGAGCTCATCAGTGAAGGAAGGCCAATGGAGACAGACAGCGAGAGCGACCTGTCGGTGTTTGTTGTGGGGAAAGACGTAGGACAAGTGGAGCAGAGCTGCCAGCCAGAACTGcggcccctcccctcccacagACTCATTGAATGTGACACGCTCTCCAGAAAAAAATCCGCGCGGCAGAAGACTGACAGTGAGTCCTCACTGGACGGCATGCGTAGCGACAAAGATTCCAACAGGCTGTCACGTGCTGTGGGGTCGACGAAGGGCCGTTCCACTGGCAGCCTCAGCTCCTCGTCCCGTAGCGAGTTGGAGAAGGCCGAGCCGGCGTGGAGGCTGAAGATCACAGACCGACTGAAGGTTCGTCTGCGGACGTCGGTGGATGACATGTTTGGCGTGGGCACCCAGAGGAGCCGGTCCCCTGAGGGCCGCAGTAAGAAGAAGAATATCCGGCGCAGACACACGATGGGCGGTCAAAGGGACTTTGCAGAGCTGTCTGTTTTGGGCGACTGGCAGCACCAGGGTGCCATCGGTTCTGGCTCGCGGACAGAGCTGTCAGCTGTGGACCGGCTGAAGCCCAAGTGCAGCTCTCAGGACTTCTCCATCGGGGACTGGATTGCCCGCGAGCGGCACCGCACCAGCAACCCCGAGGTCAGCCTGGATTTCTCTGAACACCAGGCGGCGCTGTGCAGCAAAGACCCCCAGAACCTCAGGGCGTCTTCGTCTTCGGAGCTTCTCCCGCAACGTCCAGCTGACCTGCTCAACGGGGACATCCCTCAGAGTAAAAACCTGAGCCTCTCAGCCACCGCTCACCCACATAAACTCTCTGGTGCCCAGGTGGTCCACTCGCGCTTCTATCAGTACCTGTGA